Within the Poseidonibacter antarcticus genome, the region GAGTAAGTTTAAACAATTTGGTCAAATTGGACATGAACATTAATATAAACTTAAATTATTTTTAAATCTGTATCTGTTGAAATAAAATATCGTAAAGTTGTAAGTGAAATATCTTTTTCTAATTTAGAATTGATAAGCTTAAGTATATTTGTTTGCATTAGACCAATTTCTAAATATTTTTTAATTTCTTCTTTAAATGGATCAAGGATTCTAACTTTATTTTTGACACCTTTTGGTCTTCCTAGAATTTTTCCACTAGCTCGTGCTGCAGCTAAACCTTGTTTGGTTCTTTCAGAAATAATTTCTCTTTCCGTTTGTGCAAAATATCCATAAATTGCTAAAAGCAAAGATGACAGTGCTTCATTTTTATTGGTTGATAGTTCTGGTTGATTTGTAAAGATGAGTTTTATTCCTAATTCATTAAATTTCTCAATCAAATTTAGAATCTCTAACATATTTCTACCTAGTCTTGATAATTCTGTGCAAATAAAAATATCTCCATTAGTTAACTTTTCAAATATATTATCCAGTAATCTATCTTTTTGACTTTTTTTAGAAGAAATTTCCAATTCAATAAATTCATCAATAACTAATTTATTAATTTGAGCATATTCCAATAACTTGTGTTTCTGATTTTTCATAGATTGTTGTTCTGTACTTACCCTGATATAGCCAATAATCATCTAAAAACCTTTGTTTACTATAAAATAGTATTTATCTTATTATTATACTAATATTTATATTAATATACTTAACCATATATATAATAATAAATAAGATAGAATAATGGTCATTATTTTAAAGGAAAATCATGTCATATATAGAGATTATTTCAAATGAAGAACAAAAAATATTTAATAATTTACCAAAACTATCATATCAAGAAAAAAAATATTTATTTGAAATACCACTCCAAATAGAAAATATAGCTCTAAGTTTAGAAAATGATACCAATAAGTTTATTTTACTCATAATGTATTTATATTTTAAACTTACTAATAAATTTTATAATATTAATTATTACACAGATAATGATATAAATTTGATATGTAAGAAATATAAGTTTCTAAATAAAATTGAACTAGATAACCTATCAATTAAAAATATTTATAGATATAAACAAATTATTAAACAATATCTACTTATAAATCCTTATACTAATGAAATAAAAAATAGTTTGATAGTTGAGGCTACAATACTTGCAAGTAATTTTGTACATAGAAAAAAGATATTTTATGCTTTGGTAGATTTTTCTAAAAAATTGAAAATAGAAGTACCAAGTTATACAGAATTATCAAAAATAATTACAATAGCAATAAATTCTCAGAAAAAAGATATTCTTGATAAATTAGAGCCATTTATAAAAAATGAAAAGTTAAATGTATTAGATGACTTTTTACAAAAAGATACTACATATAAAAACAAATGGCAATTATCAAATTTTAAAAAACTAGAACATGGTACTAATAAAAAGAAGATGATTTCTAGTCTTACTAAATTTACTACTATTAAATCAAAGTTTCAAATCACTCAATCAATTATAGATACAATTGGACTCACACCAAAAATTGCTCAGTATCATGCGCAATGGATTGAAAAAAG harbors:
- a CDS encoding recombinase family protein; the protein is MIIGYIRVSTEQQSMKNQKHKLLEYAQINKLVIDEFIELEISSKKSQKDRLLDNIFEKLTNGDIFICTELSRLGRNMLEILNLIEKFNELGIKLIFTNQPELSTNKNEALSSLLLAIYGYFAQTEREIISERTKQGLAAARASGKILGRPKGVKNKVRILDPFKEEIKKYLEIGLMQTNILKLINSKLEKDISLTTLRYFISTDTDLKII